A part of Aurantimicrobium sp. MWH-Uga1 genomic DNA contains:
- a CDS encoding DMT family transporter → MKTTPHASYGGGVVALLLACTFWGTTGMAASFIPEINPVIIGASTMGIGGLILGLTALPGVWMVWHNIGAKSLVIAGACGLALYSTVFYIGMSWAGVALGNVIALGSAPLFAGLIEWVVDKQRPTAMWLGATAITVVGGVLLVSGRNFGEDSRGVVRDSAMVVAGIVLALLAGFAYALYTYMANKLMKPHADRPQGLGNRPVISTIQLVSALPLIVLLVALIIVNPGQFSNVPLAIPVMAYLAIFPTAVGHLLLAVGLGAMPASRAAVYTLFEPVVAVILAVIVVGEVITPLGWIGLLIVLAGLALLSQEKRSR, encoded by the coding sequence ATGAAAACAACACCCCACGCCAGTTATGGCGGGGGTGTTGTTGCTTTACTACTGGCGTGCACCTTCTGGGGAACCACTGGAATGGCCGCGAGCTTCATTCCAGAAATCAATCCCGTCATCATTGGTGCCAGCACCATGGGCATTGGTGGTCTGATTCTGGGACTAACTGCCCTTCCCGGGGTCTGGATGGTGTGGCACAACATTGGCGCAAAATCTTTGGTTATTGCTGGTGCTTGTGGACTCGCGCTGTACAGCACGGTCTTCTATATCGGAATGAGTTGGGCTGGAGTTGCACTAGGGAATGTGATTGCTCTGGGGTCTGCTCCATTATTTGCTGGACTCATCGAATGGGTGGTGGACAAGCAGCGCCCCACAGCGATGTGGTTAGGTGCAACGGCAATCACTGTTGTTGGCGGTGTGCTTTTGGTTTCCGGCCGAAACTTTGGCGAGGACAGTAGGGGAGTAGTTCGCGATTCAGCAATGGTAGTTGCAGGAATTGTATTGGCCTTGCTTGCTGGTTTTGCTTACGCGCTTTACACCTACATGGCGAACAAGCTCATGAAGCCTCATGCAGATAGGCCTCAAGGATTAGGTAATCGGCCTGTGATCTCGACGATTCAGCTTGTTTCAGCGCTTCCACTTATTGTTCTGTTGGTAGCTCTCATCATTGTGAATCCGGGACAGTTTTCGAATGTTCCTTTAGCTATTCCAGTTATGGCATATCTAGCTATATTCCCCACTGCAGTGGGCCATCTGCTTCTTGCCGTTGGCTTGGGAGCTATGCCTGCATCGCGCGCTGCGGTTTACACCCTGTTTGAGCCAGTGGTCGCCGTCATTCTGGCTGTCATTGTTGTGGGAGAAGTGATTACTCCACTGGGTTGGATTGGGCTTCTCATAGTTCTTGCCGGTCTTGCACTTTTATCTCAGGAAAAGCGGTCACGATGA
- a CDS encoding MerR family transcriptional regulator, whose product MNEVNRSDEARYELDVLFSDGMPERDENAGYRGAEAAKAAGITYRQLDYWARTELVVPTVRDASGSGSQRLYGFRDILVLKLVKRLLDTGISLQQIRAAVDQLRSAGIYDLAQTTLMSDGSSIYLCTTNDEVIDLVSRGQGVFGIAIGKVLREVETSLVEITSTSTDASDELAARRARKVG is encoded by the coding sequence ATGAACGAAGTGAACCGCAGCGACGAAGCTCGCTACGAGCTCGACGTCCTGTTCAGCGATGGCATGCCTGAACGAGATGAGAATGCGGGCTACCGTGGTGCCGAAGCTGCAAAGGCAGCTGGAATCACTTACCGCCAGCTAGATTACTGGGCGCGTACCGAACTTGTTGTTCCCACCGTCCGTGACGCATCAGGTTCTGGTTCCCAGCGCCTGTATGGCTTCCGTGACATTTTGGTTCTCAAGCTTGTCAAGCGCCTGCTAGACACCGGAATTTCACTCCAGCAGATCCGTGCAGCTGTTGACCAGTTGCGATCTGCCGGTATCTATGACCTCGCTCAAACCACGCTCATGAGCGATGGTTCCAGCATCTACCTGTGCACTACCAATGACGAAGTGATTGATTTGGTCAGCCGTGGTCAGGGTGTGTTTGGTATCGCTATTGGCAAGGTTTTGCGTGAGGTCGAAACCAGCCTGGTTGAGATCACCTCAACATCAACCGATGCTTCAGATGAGCTTGCAGCTCGACGTGCCCGCAAAGTTGGCTAA
- a CDS encoding ParA family protein → MHVLSISSLKGGVGKTTVTLGLASAAFAANLRTLVVDFDPQADVSTGLGVDTRDHLNVADVLANPKLKTVRQAIAPAGWSAPGHAPIDVMIGSPSAVNFDGPHPTAREVWRLEEALATIEDEYDLVLIDCAPSLNALTRTAWAASDRVVVVTEPGLFSVAAADRALRAIEEVRRGLSPRLQPLGLIINRVRAQSLEHQFRIQELRDMFGPLVLQPQLPERTSLQQAQGAARPVHAWPGEAAAEMAKNFDQLLNRISRAGKIGEYAHKA, encoded by the coding sequence ATGCACGTGCTCAGTATTAGTTCACTCAAGGGTGGCGTTGGAAAGACAACGGTCACCCTCGGTTTGGCATCTGCTGCTTTCGCCGCCAACTTGCGTACTCTCGTTGTCGATTTTGACCCTCAGGCTGACGTCTCTACGGGTCTCGGTGTAGACACTCGCGATCACCTTAATGTTGCTGATGTTTTGGCTAACCCCAAGCTCAAAACTGTACGTCAAGCCATAGCCCCAGCTGGTTGGTCTGCTCCAGGTCATGCCCCCATCGACGTGATGATTGGAAGCCCTTCCGCTGTCAACTTTGATGGCCCCCACCCCACAGCCCGTGAGGTGTGGCGCCTGGAAGAAGCATTGGCCACCATAGAGGACGAATATGACCTGGTCCTCATCGACTGTGCCCCAAGCTTGAATGCGCTTACCAGAACCGCTTGGGCGGCTTCTGACCGTGTCGTAGTTGTCACCGAACCAGGCTTATTCTCTGTTGCCGCTGCAGACCGTGCTTTGCGCGCCATCGAAGAAGTGCGTCGCGGGCTTAGCCCACGATTGCAGCCTCTTGGCCTGATTATCAACCGAGTCCGTGCTCAATCATTGGAGCACCAGTTCCGCATTCAGGAACTTCGCGACATGTTTGGCCCCCTCGTTCTCCAACCTCAGCTTCCTGAGCGCACCTCCCTCCAACAAGCCCAGGGTGCTGCACGCCCTGTTCACGCATGGCCTGGAGAAGCAGCAGCCGAGATGGCAAAAAACTTCGATCAACTCCTCAACCGCATTTCTCGCGCTGGCAAAATCGGTGAATACGCTCACAAGGCCTAA
- a CDS encoding DEAD/DEAH box helicase, protein MSEKTFSQLGVPAPLVTALTATGIDSPFPIQVDTLPDTLAGRDVLGRGKTGSGKTLAFCIPMAARLGGKLAGGRRRAGRPLGLVLAPTRELATQITNTMSPLAEAYDLRVTTIFGGVSQGRQVTALKEGIDIVVATPGRLEDLMKQGFLHLDAVEITVLDEADHMADLGFLPIVTKILKATPTGGQRLLFSATLDNGVDKLVNQFLHNEVLHSVDEANSPVAAMTHHVFETSGNDAKKELVYKLASGTGRRILFMRTKHHAKKLAKALTDAGIPAVDLHGNLSQPQRDRNLAAFGDGDVNVLVATDVAARGVHVDNVELVIHVDPPMEHKAYLHRSGRTARAGAEGDVVTICLPTQQKDLASLLKKADIQVQPQKVTANSPEVLELVGEIAPYVKPAPREAKPQGGSGKSMGANAQRKRAQRESRGANPAGRPTRVTKDGKPARDRSVRPPANENGQRRSDSHKPSNGSGSRNYGTAAGGGQRQRPARQNSR, encoded by the coding sequence ATGTCTGAAAAGACTTTTTCCCAACTGGGCGTGCCCGCCCCTCTCGTCACAGCGCTGACCGCAACTGGTATTGACTCTCCCTTCCCCATCCAAGTAGATACACTTCCGGATACTCTTGCCGGCCGTGATGTACTCGGCAGAGGCAAAACCGGATCGGGCAAAACACTGGCTTTTTGCATTCCGATGGCTGCTCGTCTTGGCGGCAAACTTGCCGGTGGCCGCCGTCGTGCTGGCCGACCGCTGGGCCTTGTGCTGGCCCCGACACGCGAGCTTGCAACACAGATTACGAACACGATGTCACCGCTAGCCGAAGCGTATGACTTGCGGGTAACAACCATCTTTGGCGGGGTCTCTCAAGGTCGCCAGGTCACCGCACTCAAAGAAGGCATCGACATCGTAGTTGCCACACCCGGCCGTCTAGAAGACCTCATGAAACAAGGTTTTTTGCATTTGGATGCCGTCGAAATTACGGTGCTAGATGAAGCAGACCACATGGCTGATTTGGGCTTTCTGCCCATCGTGACCAAAATCTTGAAAGCTACGCCTACCGGTGGCCAGAGACTCCTGTTCTCGGCAACACTGGATAACGGTGTTGACAAGTTAGTGAACCAATTCCTCCACAATGAAGTTCTCCACTCCGTTGATGAAGCGAATTCCCCCGTAGCGGCAATGACCCACCATGTTTTCGAAACTAGCGGCAACGATGCCAAAAAGGAGCTTGTGTACAAGCTTGCTTCAGGTACCGGTCGTCGCATCTTGTTCATGCGCACCAAGCACCATGCCAAGAAACTGGCTAAGGCCCTGACCGACGCAGGAATCCCTGCAGTAGATCTCCACGGCAATCTATCCCAACCTCAGCGCGATCGAAACCTTGCTGCATTCGGCGACGGAGACGTCAACGTACTCGTTGCAACCGATGTTGCAGCTCGAGGAGTACACGTAGACAACGTGGAACTCGTGATTCACGTTGACCCGCCGATGGAACACAAAGCATACTTGCACCGTTCTGGGCGAACCGCCCGTGCCGGCGCTGAGGGTGATGTCGTGACAATCTGTCTTCCCACACAACAAAAAGATCTAGCTTCGCTTCTCAAGAAAGCAGATATTCAGGTCCAACCCCAGAAGGTGACGGCAAACTCCCCCGAAGTTCTCGAACTCGTAGGAGAGATTGCACCTTATGTGAAGCCTGCTCCGCGGGAAGCCAAACCTCAGGGTGGAAGCGGAAAGTCAATGGGGGCGAATGCTCAACGCAAGCGCGCACAGCGCGAATCGCGCGGCGCGAACCCTGCAGGTCGCCCCACTCGTGTGACCAAAGATGGCAAACCAGCACGAGATCGTTCTGTACGTCCACCAGCAAATGAGAACGGCCAACGTCGCTCAGATTCGCACAAACCTAGCAATGGCTCAGGTTCTCGTAACTACGGAACTGCTGCTGGAGGCGGCCAACGTCAACGTCCTGCTCGACAGAACAGCCGTTAG
- a CDS encoding cryptochrome/photolyase family protein, protein MADQLGPHFDDGEDVLLIEAQAVLARRPYHWAKAHLILSALRHRAAELGDRARYVTAEHYRDVLIPLRDSGESLSVVNPTSWGSRALVQELGLKILPSRGFVSSEEFFSSWVQGKKPGSLKLENYYRHWRDASGVLMEGPQPAGGQYNFDHDNRQPPPKGAANLGLPVPWKPVEDEIDAQVREDLRTWSREGKITLLGREGPRRFAATRQEALAALADFVETRLMDFGPFEDASLMGDDVMAHSMLSVPLNLGLLHPQEVIDACVNAYDQRKAPLGSVEAIVRQIAGWRDWVWHLYWHLGEDYVQKSNYLDAHVDLPQQFWDLDGENVSAKCMSHVLKSVGDTGYAHHIQRLMILGNWSLQRGYNPAQLNDWFIDAFVDGTPWVMPANVIGMSQHADGGLVATKPYSSGGAYINSMSDFCSGCPFNPKVRLGENTCPFTAGYWAFLHRVEPRIRGNHRMAQPLAGMRKLEDIDAIIEQEAQRTSW, encoded by the coding sequence ATGGCCGATCAACTTGGTCCGCATTTTGATGATGGCGAAGATGTCTTACTCATTGAGGCGCAAGCAGTACTTGCCCGCAGGCCATATCACTGGGCAAAAGCTCATCTGATTCTCAGTGCTTTACGTCATCGCGCAGCTGAATTAGGTGATCGTGCTCGATATGTCACTGCAGAGCACTATCGAGATGTCTTAATTCCTTTGCGGGATTCTGGGGAATCACTGAGCGTAGTGAACCCGACAAGCTGGGGAAGTAGGGCGCTTGTCCAAGAGCTGGGTCTCAAGATTCTCCCCAGTAGAGGGTTTGTTAGCTCTGAAGAATTCTTCTCTTCCTGGGTTCAGGGGAAAAAGCCGGGATCTCTCAAACTGGAAAACTACTACCGGCACTGGCGAGACGCCTCAGGTGTTCTGATGGAGGGTCCTCAGCCTGCAGGTGGTCAATATAACTTCGACCACGACAACAGACAACCACCACCTAAAGGTGCCGCCAATTTGGGCCTGCCTGTGCCGTGGAAACCTGTTGAAGACGAGATTGATGCTCAGGTTCGGGAGGATCTCAGAACATGGTCACGTGAAGGAAAGATCACACTCTTGGGTCGTGAAGGACCACGCAGATTTGCTGCAACACGTCAGGAAGCATTAGCTGCATTGGCTGACTTTGTTGAGACCAGATTGATGGATTTTGGCCCTTTCGAGGACGCCAGCCTCATGGGCGATGATGTTATGGCTCATTCCATGCTGAGTGTCCCGCTGAACCTTGGTCTTCTCCACCCTCAAGAAGTTATTGATGCTTGTGTGAATGCCTATGACCAAAGGAAAGCTCCACTAGGAAGTGTGGAGGCCATAGTTCGACAAATTGCGGGCTGGCGTGACTGGGTATGGCACTTGTATTGGCATCTCGGTGAGGACTATGTCCAAAAGAGTAACTACTTAGATGCTCACGTTGATTTGCCTCAACAGTTCTGGGATCTCGACGGCGAGAATGTTTCAGCAAAGTGTATGAGCCATGTCTTGAAGTCCGTTGGGGATACAGGCTACGCACACCACATTCAACGTTTGATGATTTTAGGTAACTGGTCTTTGCAGCGAGGATATAACCCTGCACAACTTAATGATTGGTTCATTGACGCATTCGTCGATGGAACTCCCTGGGTCATGCCTGCGAACGTGATAGGAATGAGCCAACACGCAGATGGCGGCCTTGTGGCCACCAAGCCGTATTCTTCCGGTGGCGCCTACATCAACTCCATGTCTGATTTTTGTAGTGGCTGCCCGTTCAACCCCAAGGTGAGATTGGGCGAAAATACTTGTCCGTTTACCGCAGGATATTGGGCATTTTTACACCGAGTCGAACCACGTATCCGTGGAAACCACAGGATGGCTCAACCACTAGCAGGCATGCGAAAGCTCGAAGATATCGATGCCATTATTGAGCAGGAAGCTCAACGAACGAGCTGGTAG
- a CDS encoding MerR family transcriptional regulator: MATTVRKSTPARGLLSIGQVLAKVSPDFPDLTPSKLRFLEEQGLITPERTPSGYRKFSVEHVDRLRLILTMQRDHYLPLKVIRAHLEEIDAGNNPALPNAASLSADSLLATPSRYTREEFVRACGASMNLLQDAVSAGMLEPADSYTDEHIVVLTALVELQRSGIEPRHLRTMRAAAEREYSLIERALVPVSHRQDAASQARSIERAHEISRHIEIVRSQMLRQVITQQSR, from the coding sequence ATGGCAACAACGGTAAGAAAAAGCACCCCCGCGCGTGGACTTCTCAGCATTGGGCAAGTTCTAGCCAAGGTTTCACCAGACTTCCCTGATCTGACCCCCTCTAAACTCCGTTTCCTTGAAGAGCAGGGCCTGATCACTCCCGAGCGGACCCCCTCCGGATACCGTAAGTTCTCCGTTGAGCACGTTGATCGCTTGCGTTTGATTCTGACCATGCAGCGCGATCACTACCTTCCACTGAAGGTCATTCGTGCACATTTGGAAGAAATTGATGCAGGAAACAACCCTGCACTTCCGAACGCAGCAAGCCTGTCCGCAGATTCACTTTTGGCAACACCCTCTCGCTACACGCGTGAAGAGTTTGTTCGTGCATGTGGTGCGAGCATGAACCTGCTACAAGATGCTGTTTCTGCCGGAATGCTTGAGCCTGCCGATTCCTATACGGATGAGCACATTGTTGTGTTGACCGCGCTTGTGGAACTTCAACGCTCAGGCATTGAGCCACGTCACTTGCGCACCATGCGTGCAGCAGCTGAGCGGGAATACTCGTTGATCGAACGTGCTCTGGTACCTGTCTCTCACCGCCAGGATGCAGCCAGCCAAGCTCGTTCCATTGAGCGTGCTCATGAGATTTCTCGCCACATTGAGATTGTTCGTTCTCAGATGTTGCGTCAAGTTATTACCCAACAATCTCGATAA
- a CDS encoding glyceraldehyde-3-phosphate dehydrogenase has product MAPHDATWTDRQAVAEELIPLIGGLYRDNGVVTSIHGRRLINSSPLQIVKAHRYARHVDGQELDINRTLELVRAIVALNPGPASINVAGILAEQAASGKSISEYAAEVLAPVAGQGRPATVEDSKDVVLYGFGRIGRLVARILLGNAENGRGPVLKAIVVRKGGDQDLVKRASLLRRDSVHGPFNGTITIDEEKNLIIANGKPIQVIYSNDPTAVDYTAFGIKDAILVDNTGRWRDEPGLSQHLEAKGISRVVLTAPGKSPLKNVVYGINHDTITDSDKIITAASCTTNAITPVLKVINDAYGVEYGHVETVHSYTNDQNLIDNFHKGDRRGRSAAMNMVITETGAAKAVAKALPELEGKLSGNAIRVPTPDVSMAILNLTLHTAVDRDTLNKMLREASLKSGLRNQIDYIESPEVVSTDFVGSNRAGIVDGLATIANGKNIILYVWYDNEYGYSHQVVRVIQELAGLHPPKFPAL; this is encoded by the coding sequence ATGGCACCACACGACGCCACCTGGACCGACCGTCAAGCAGTTGCTGAAGAGCTCATTCCACTTATCGGCGGGCTCTATCGAGACAACGGAGTTGTTACATCGATTCATGGTCGCCGACTTATTAACTCATCACCGCTTCAAATCGTTAAAGCACATCGTTATGCCCGTCATGTTGACGGTCAAGAACTTGACATTAATCGCACTCTCGAATTGGTCAGGGCCATCGTTGCCCTCAACCCTGGTCCTGCATCGATCAACGTCGCAGGAATTTTGGCCGAGCAAGCTGCCTCGGGTAAGTCCATCTCTGAGTATGCAGCTGAAGTGCTCGCTCCCGTTGCTGGTCAGGGGCGTCCCGCTACCGTAGAGGACTCAAAAGATGTTGTCCTGTATGGTTTTGGCCGAATCGGCCGTCTTGTGGCTCGTATTCTGCTCGGAAATGCTGAGAACGGTCGCGGACCGGTTCTCAAAGCCATTGTCGTGCGCAAAGGTGGGGACCAAGATCTGGTCAAACGTGCAAGCCTGCTTCGTCGCGATTCTGTTCACGGACCCTTTAACGGAACCATCACCATCGATGAAGAAAAGAACCTCATCATTGCAAATGGCAAGCCAATTCAGGTCATTTACTCGAACGATCCAACCGCTGTGGACTACACAGCCTTTGGAATCAAAGATGCGATCCTGGTGGATAACACTGGCCGTTGGCGCGATGAGCCAGGCCTGTCTCAACACTTAGAGGCCAAGGGCATTTCGCGGGTTGTGCTCACAGCACCTGGTAAGAGCCCACTTAAGAATGTTGTCTACGGAATCAACCACGACACCATTACTGATTCGGACAAGATCATCACTGCTGCATCCTGTACAACCAATGCCATCACGCCCGTCTTGAAAGTCATCAATGACGCATACGGCGTTGAATATGGTCACGTCGAAACAGTGCACTCTTACACCAATGACCAAAACCTTATTGATAACTTCCACAAGGGAGATCGCCGAGGACGCTCTGCGGCAATGAATATGGTCATTACTGAGACGGGTGCTGCCAAGGCTGTTGCCAAAGCCCTACCTGAGTTAGAAGGCAAGCTGTCGGGTAATGCTATTCGCGTCCCCACCCCAGATGTCTCGATGGCAATCTTGAACCTGACTCTCCACACAGCTGTCGATCGTGACACCCTTAACAAAATGCTGCGCGAGGCGTCATTGAAGTCAGGTTTACGAAACCAGATTGATTACATCGAGTCTCCAGAGGTTGTCTCAACTGACTTTGTCGGGTCAAACCGTGCAGGAATTGTGGACGGCCTGGCCACCATTGCCAATGGCAAGAACATCATTCTCTACGTTTGGTACGACAACGAGTATGGCTACAGCCACCAAGTTGTTCGGGTGATTCAAGAACTTGCCGGATTACACCCACCCAAGTTCCCAGCTCTGTAG
- a CDS encoding FHA domain-containing protein gives MNDSLAGDDATQVPGSTPAPDVTATFTQSFLEQVKALEAVDVTAEEQEAIASLPSGNALLIVRRGPSQGSRFLLDVDVTTCGRHPNSDIFLDDVTVSRRHAEFRRNGTEFEVRDLASLNGTYYEGERVERHALKDGDEVQVGKFHLTFFASRVDLARGA, from the coding sequence GTGAACGATTCACTCGCTGGCGATGACGCCACACAGGTCCCCGGTTCGACCCCAGCTCCAGACGTGACTGCTACATTTACTCAGTCTTTCCTTGAGCAAGTTAAAGCACTTGAAGCAGTCGATGTCACTGCTGAAGAACAGGAAGCTATCGCTTCTCTTCCCAGCGGGAATGCTCTTTTGATTGTTCGTCGAGGGCCAAGCCAGGGTTCGCGTTTCCTTCTCGACGTTGATGTCACAACCTGCGGTCGTCACCCTAACTCGGACATTTTTCTCGATGACGTGACTGTCTCACGTCGTCACGCTGAATTCCGTCGCAACGGAACAGAATTTGAAGTGAGAGATCTTGCCTCACTGAACGGCACCTATTACGAGGGTGAACGTGTTGAACGTCATGCTCTCAAAGATGGCGATGAAGTTCAGGTTGGGAAGTTTCACCTCACCTTCTTTGCTTCACGTGTAGACCTAGCTCGAGGTGCATAA